The following are from one region of the Paenibacillus protaetiae genome:
- a CDS encoding sugar porter family MFS transporter, producing MLFVSLVSAIAAIGGLLFGFDTAVVSGAIGFLSDRFDLSKFEEGWAVSSLIVGCVVGAGFSGMLSDRFGRKKVLIVAALLFIIGSIGSAIPDTFSFYVIARMVGGLGIGITSTLCPLYNAEIAPAKYRGRLVALNQLATVAGISLVYFVNSGIAGMGDDAWDVANAWRWMFGVGVVPGLLFMVLLFFVPESPRWLIKQGKSLEALNILLKIHGEEDARKEVLEIKESFKQENSSLKQIFSPGLRVALIVGVVLAVLQQVTGINAVLYYAPEIFQSMGTGTDSSLVQTIFIGVVNVLFTILAIWLIDKVGRKLLLLVGSGLMTICLAVIGLAFHTGHTTGPLVLVFILIYVAAFAVSLGPVVWVVLSEIFPNRIRGRATAIASMALWAADYAVSQSFPPLLDSAGPAPTFWIFGVMGVITFFFTLRVVPETKGKSLEEIETSWSK from the coding sequence ATGCTGTTTGTTTCGCTTGTTTCAGCTATCGCCGCAATTGGCGGTTTATTGTTTGGCTTCGATACCGCCGTTGTATCCGGAGCTATCGGATTTTTAAGCGACCGCTTTGATCTGAGCAAATTTGAAGAGGGCTGGGCAGTTTCCTCCCTAATCGTCGGCTGCGTAGTCGGCGCAGGCTTCTCCGGAATGCTGAGCGACCGCTTCGGCCGGAAAAAAGTGCTGATCGTTGCCGCTTTGCTGTTCATTATCGGCTCGATCGGTTCGGCTATTCCGGACACGTTCAGCTTTTATGTCATCGCCCGTATGGTCGGCGGCCTCGGCATCGGGATTACTTCCACGCTGTGCCCGCTTTATAATGCGGAAATCGCACCTGCCAAATACCGCGGACGCCTTGTCGCACTGAACCAGCTGGCGACGGTTGCCGGCATTTCGCTTGTTTACTTCGTCAACTCCGGCATTGCCGGCATGGGCGATGATGCTTGGGACGTTGCCAACGCTTGGCGCTGGATGTTTGGGGTTGGCGTTGTGCCCGGCCTGCTGTTTATGGTGCTGCTGTTCTTCGTGCCGGAAAGCCCAAGATGGCTGATCAAACAAGGCAAATCGCTTGAAGCGCTGAACATTTTGTTGAAAATTCACGGCGAAGAAGACGCAAGAAAAGAAGTTTTGGAAATTAAAGAATCGTTTAAGCAAGAAAACAGCTCGCTGAAACAAATTTTCAGCCCTGGCCTGCGCGTTGCGCTTATTGTCGGCGTTGTGCTGGCCGTCCTTCAGCAAGTTACCGGCATTAATGCAGTCTTGTATTATGCGCCGGAAATCTTCCAGTCGATGGGTACCGGAACGGATTCGTCGCTTGTTCAAACGATCTTTATCGGTGTCGTTAACGTATTGTTTACGATTCTCGCCATCTGGCTCATCGACAAAGTCGGCCGCAAGCTGCTGCTGCTCGTCGGATCGGGCTTAATGACGATCTGTCTTGCGGTTATCGGCCTTGCTTTCCACACCGGACATACAACCGGTCCGCTGGTTCTGGTGTTTATCCTGATTTATGTAGCGGCTTTCGCGGTTTCGCTTGGACCTGTCGTATGGGTCGTGCTGAGCGAAATTTTCCCGAACCGCATCCGCGGCCGGGCGACCGCTATTGCTTCCATGGCGCTGTGGGCTGCCGATTATGCGGTATCGCAATCGTTCCCGCCGCTGCTCGATTCCGCCGGTCCTGCTCCAACGTTCTGGATCTTTGGCGTTATGGGCGTGATCACCTTCTTCTTTACGCTTCGCGTCGTGCCGGAGACGAAAGGCAAATCGCTTGAAGAAATCGAAACTTCGTGGAGTAAATAA
- a CDS encoding cupin domain-containing protein yields MAISYMDYTSPNTQFTYDLNSNPFFTKNSQNRINMLSVNQLNTLGNVSLLDIYLSKSNIVEPHIHQNASELVYVISGSAIVSLINPFTKKLLNFSLQPGQVANVPQGWWHYEIATTDNTHLLAIFDAPIPEFIPGSDLLRLTPAAVFAHSYCLNENQVKETLAPITDTVVIGPPNNCQPSREGAPDVEQLQQSPYPARAYHYSYAGQPYGYYPVYYSYPY; encoded by the coding sequence ATGGCGATCAGCTATATGGATTATACATCCCCAAACACGCAATTCACATATGATTTGAACAGCAACCCGTTTTTCACCAAAAACAGCCAGAACCGCATCAACATGCTTTCCGTTAACCAGCTCAATACGCTTGGCAACGTATCCCTGCTGGATATTTATTTAAGCAAAAGCAATATCGTGGAGCCCCATATTCACCAGAACGCATCCGAGCTTGTCTATGTCATCTCCGGCTCCGCTATTGTATCGCTGATTAATCCGTTTACGAAAAAACTGCTTAACTTCAGCCTGCAGCCCGGTCAAGTGGCCAACGTTCCGCAAGGCTGGTGGCATTACGAAATTGCCACAACGGACAATACGCACCTGCTGGCTATATTTGACGCGCCGATTCCGGAATTTATCCCCGGCTCCGATCTGCTCCGCTTAACGCCGGCAGCGGTATTCGCTCATTCGTATTGCCTGAATGAAAACCAGGTGAAAGAAACGCTGGCGCCGATTACCGATACGGTCGTCATCGGCCCGCCTAACAACTGCCAGCCTTCCCGTGAAGGCGCGCCGGATGTTGAACAGCTGCAGCAATCTCCTTACCCGGCCCGGGCTTACCATTACTCCTACGCCGGCCAGCCGTACGGCTACTACCCGGTTTATTATTCCTATCCGTATTAA
- a CDS encoding SET domain-containing protein, translated as MIEIKTSKLSDGEFNRGVFATCDIAKGTLFHEAPVIPFPNEQHVHIEKTLLADYVFEYGANHTAILLGYGMLFNHSYTPNCTYELNFDNMTVDFYAYTDIPAGEEILINYNGEVDNDDPLWFNQGPADEDGGQPEDSSGTNE; from the coding sequence ATGATCGAAATTAAAACGTCCAAGCTCAGCGATGGCGAATTTAATCGGGGAGTATTTGCGACTTGCGATATAGCCAAAGGCACATTGTTTCATGAAGCGCCTGTTATCCCTTTCCCCAATGAACAGCATGTGCATATTGAAAAAACGCTTCTGGCCGATTACGTGTTTGAATACGGCGCCAACCATACCGCGATTTTGTTAGGCTACGGCATGTTGTTCAATCACTCCTACACGCCTAACTGCACCTATGAACTGAACTTCGATAACATGACCGTTGATTTTTATGCCTATACCGATATTCCCGCCGGAGAAGAAATTCTGATCAACTATAACGGCGAAGTGGATAACGACGATCCGTTATGGTTTAATCAGGGCCCTGCCGATGAAGACGGCGGACAGCCTGAAGACTCAAGCGGCACAAACGAATAA
- a CDS encoding DUF6492 family protein, with protein sequence MASATGTRTASGYRLDLIIPVIEKDLKTLPHVVQAAKQNVRHTIGDVIIVAPDKPAIRSLCSRNGYRFVNENSVLPLRKQDIRYSSKHWERSGWMLQQLLKLSGDKLASTKHFLVIDADTVLLRPHTFIAGGQTTYYTRNWSQPEYYRTYQKLIGRKAAAPRSFVTHYMLFEKAKLRELKRHIEQRHGRIWYKAILASMNKKRQFAFSEYETYGNFVYSRYPQSVKLKAALNRALHSDASTLTKDRIQSLAAKYRSVSFHERKLYTKRLTAY encoded by the coding sequence ATGGCGTCTGCAACCGGAACCCGAACAGCCTCCGGCTACCGGCTTGACCTGATTATTCCGGTTATCGAAAAAGATTTAAAAACATTGCCTCATGTCGTGCAGGCCGCCAAGCAAAACGTACGGCATACGATAGGCGACGTCATTATTGTGGCGCCAGACAAACCGGCTATCCGCTCGCTCTGCAGCCGGAACGGCTACCGGTTCGTAAACGAAAACAGTGTGCTGCCGCTGCGGAAGCAGGATATCCGCTACAGCTCCAAACATTGGGAGCGTTCGGGCTGGATGCTCCAGCAGCTGCTGAAGCTAAGCGGCGACAAGCTTGCTTCAACGAAGCATTTTCTCGTGATCGACGCCGACACCGTGCTCCTTCGTCCGCATACGTTTATTGCGGGCGGGCAAACGACCTACTACACCCGCAACTGGAGCCAGCCGGAATATTATCGCACCTATCAAAAACTGATCGGCCGCAAGGCCGCCGCCCCCCGCTCCTTCGTCACGCATTACATGCTGTTCGAGAAAGCAAAACTGCGCGAGCTGAAGCGGCATATTGAGCAGCGCCACGGCCGAATCTGGTATAAAGCCATACTCGCCAGCATGAACAAAAAAAGACAGTTCGCCTTTAGCGAATATGAGACGTACGGCAATTTTGTATACAGCCGCTATCCCCAAAGCGTGAAGCTGAAAGCGGCGCTCAACCGCGCGCTGCATTCGGACGCATCGACCTTAACGAAGGACCGCATTCAATCGCTTGCGGCCAAATACCGCTCGGTTAGCTTTCATGAGCGCAAGCTGTATACGAAGCGGCTGACAGCATACTGA
- a CDS encoding phosphatase PAP2 family protein yields the protein MRSTPRLALYWGIGCAAAFAVVAAFVSTGYSDGFDRPLTDGLHNLESDGWTAFLKTAGSVASGIPVAVIIALVCLYLLLARRIGEWVTFIAVLAGSQAVNLALKELFQRERPDVHRLIEASGYGFPSGNATSALALFGMLAVLGWSRIPSRAGRTALVVICSFFTLAAGVSRIYLGVHYPTDIAGAYLSTGAVLFAALAIRARITVKRHPDSGVPL from the coding sequence ATGAGGTCCACACCGCGTTTGGCGTTATATTGGGGGATCGGCTGTGCAGCTGCTTTTGCCGTGGTTGCCGCGTTTGTCAGCACGGGATATTCGGACGGCTTTGACCGGCCGCTGACGGATGGCTTGCACAATCTGGAGTCGGATGGATGGACCGCCTTTTTGAAGACAGCCGGGTCGGTCGCTTCGGGGATACCGGTTGCTGTTATCATTGCGCTTGTGTGCCTCTATTTGCTGCTGGCAAGGCGTATTGGCGAATGGGTAACCTTCATTGCTGTATTGGCAGGTTCACAAGCTGTAAATTTGGCGTTAAAAGAGCTGTTTCAGCGCGAAAGGCCAGATGTGCACCGGCTTATTGAAGCAAGCGGATACGGGTTTCCAAGCGGGAATGCAACAAGCGCCTTGGCGCTGTTCGGCATGCTGGCGGTGTTAGGCTGGAGCCGGATTCCTTCGCGTGCCGGGAGAACCGCGCTTGTGGTCATATGCAGCTTTTTTACGCTGGCCGCAGGCGTCAGCCGTATCTATTTGGGCGTGCATTACCCGACCGATATTGCCGGCGCTTATTTGTCCACCGGTGCAGTGCTGTTTGCTGCGCTGGCTATCCGCGCCCGCATAACGGTCAAGAGGCACCCGGATTCGGGAGTGCCCCTCTAA
- a CDS encoding peptide-methionine (S)-S-oxide reductase MsrA has translation MGDRLLNAGCTSGPAETITLGMGCFWKPDALFGHLPGVIRTRTGYAGGTSADPNYRRMGDHTEVVEVDYDPAAIPLAKLLKLFWDSHNPVNINGYKGRQYQSLLLYRNEAQLAEALMVLEQLSAGGKLKPETEIRLYDRFFIAEDRHQKYDVKRYPHAVELLERLYPPGQRWEHGTLAARLNGLAKGYTSLQRVIAEMEQWPADAEEKSRLIRLVKQIRW, from the coding sequence ATGGGCGACCGCTTGCTTAATGCGGGCTGCACATCGGGACCTGCAGAGACGATTACGCTGGGCATGGGCTGTTTTTGGAAGCCGGACGCGTTGTTTGGCCATTTGCCGGGCGTTATCCGTACCCGAACCGGCTATGCGGGCGGAACGTCGGCAGACCCGAACTACCGCCGGATGGGCGATCATACGGAAGTAGTGGAAGTGGATTATGATCCTGCGGCAATACCGCTCGCCAAGCTGCTGAAGCTGTTCTGGGACAGCCATAATCCTGTAAATATTAACGGGTATAAAGGCCGCCAATACCAGTCGCTGCTGCTTTACCGGAACGAAGCGCAGCTGGCGGAAGCGCTCATGGTGCTGGAGCAGCTGTCCGCAGGTGGCAAGCTTAAGCCGGAAACGGAAATAAGGCTTTATGACCGTTTTTTTATTGCCGAGGACCGGCACCAAAAGTATGATGTAAAAAGGTATCCCCATGCAGTGGAGCTGCTGGAACGGTTATATCCGCCCGGGCAGAGGTGGGAACACGGTACGCTGGCGGCGCGATTAAACGGGCTGGCCAAAGGTTATACCAGCTTGCAGCGGGTTATAGCGGAGATGGAGCAATGGCCGGCGGATGCGGAGGAGAAATCCCGGCTGATCCGGCTGGTTAAGCAAATCCGCTGGTAA